In one window of Thunnus thynnus chromosome 23, fThuThy2.1, whole genome shotgun sequence DNA:
- the LOC137175764 gene encoding tetraspanin-9, which produces MARGCICCVKYMLFLFNLLFWLGGCGLLGVGVWLSVSQGSFATLSPSFPSLSAANLIITLGTVVMVTGFLGCLGAIKENKCLLLSFFIVLLIILLAELILLILFFVYTDKVNENARRDLKEGLVLYNTDNNAGLKDAWDTIQGGWKCCGVMSHSDWYTALQVNVVPDLCCQQFYEGCGRNASNAFWTRGCYEKVEEWLDDNKHLLGTIAMCVLVIQLLGMAFSMTLYQQIHRAGKKYEA; this is translated from the exons ATGGCTCGCGGCTGCATCTGCTGCGTTAAATACATGCTCTTCCTCTTCAACCTGCTCTTTTGG CTGGGCGGGTGTGGACTGTTGGGTGTCGGTGTGTGGCTGTCGGTTTCCCAGGGCAGCTTTGCCACGCTGTCGCCCTCCTTCCCGTCGCTCTCCGCCGCCAACCTCATCATCACCCTCGGCACCGTTGTCATGGTGACGGGCTTCCTGGGTTGCCTGGGTGCAATCAAGGAGAACAAGTGCCTGCTGCTGAGC tttttcatCGTTCTGTTGATCATCCTGTTGGCCGAACTTATCCTCCTCATCCTGTTCTTTGTCTACACCGACAAG GTGAACGAAAATGCCAGACGAGACTTGAAAGAAGGGCTGGTGCTGTACAACACAGATAACAACGCTGGACTGAAGGATGCGTGGGACACCATACAGGGAGGA TGGAAGTGTTGTGGAGTGATGAGCCACAGTGACTGGTACACTGCCCTGCAAGTCAATGTGGTTCCCGACCTCTGCTGCCAGCAGTTTTATGAGGGCTGCGGACGAAATGCCTCCAACGCCTTCTGGACAcgg GGTTGCTATGAGAAAGTAGAGGAGTGGTTGGATGACAACAAACACCTTCTGGGAACCATCgctatgtgtgtgttggtcataCAG CTCCTCGGTATGGCTTTCTCCATGACGCTTTACCAACAGATCCACCGAGCAGGGAAGAAGTACGAAGCCTGA
- the snrpf gene encoding small nuclear ribonucleoprotein F, which yields MSLPLNPKPFLNGLTGKPVMVKLKWGMEYKGYLVSVDGYMNMQLANTEEYVDGALAGHLGEVLVRCNNVLYIRGVEEEEEDGEMRE from the exons AGTTTACCGCTGAACCCAAAGCCATTCCTGAACGGCCTGACAGGCAAGCCAGTGATGGTGAAACTGAAGTGGGGTATGGAGTACAAGGGCTACCTGGTGTCTGTGGATGGATACATGAACATGCAG CTGGCGAACACAGAAGAATACGTGGATGGAGCGTTGGCGGGTCACCTCGGTGAGGTGCTTGTCAG GTGCAATAATGTTTTGTACATCAGAGGtgtagaagaggaggaagaggacggaGAAATGAGAGAGTGA
- the amdhd1 gene encoding probable imidazolonepropionase yields MSRNYRLLVKNAKQVVLICNNGEKYLTKSGMQSLCVIENGSVVIGSDGLIKAVGPADTIRTQYPEASFDKVIDATGMCVLPGLVDAHTHPVWAGDRVHEFAMKLAGATYMDVHRAGGGIHFTVEHTRAAEASELLASLSSRLVRMQRTGTTLVECKSGYGLELQTELKMLEVIEEARRTLPINISSTYCGAHAVPKGKTVAEATQDILQVQLPRLKERMSAGTLRVDNIDVFCEQGVFDLSSTRLILQAGKDMGLNINFHGDELHPMNSAQLGAELGALAISHLEEVTDEGITAMAKAKTAAVLLPTTAYILRLPQPRARDMLESGVIVALGSDFNPNAYCCSMPMVMHLACVNMRMSMPEALAAATINAAYALGRSHTHGSLEVNKHGDLLVLNATRWEHLIYQLGGHQELIRYVVIKGNVVYDNDKTVDL; encoded by the exons ATGTCCAGAAATTACAGACTACTGGTGAAGAACGCCAAACAGGTGGTTCTGATCTGCAACAATGGAGAGAAATACCTGACGAAGAGTGGGATGCAAAGTCTTTGTGTGATTGAAAATGGGAGCGTTGTAATAGGGAG TGATGGGCTGATTAAAGCCGTGGGGCCTGCTGACACCATCAGGACTCAGTATCCAGAAGCATCTTTTGATAAAGTGATCGATGCAACAGGAATGTGTGTCCTGCCTG GGTTGGTTGACGCCCACACCCATCCAGTCTGGGCTGGTGACAGGGTGCACGAATTTGCAATGAAG CTGGCAGGTGCCACCTACATGGACGTACACCGGGCCGGCGGAGGGATCCACTTCACGGTGGAGCACACCCGAGCTGCAGAGGCCTCAGAGCTGCTGGCCTCGCTGAGCAGCAGGTTGGTTCGGATGCAGCGGACGGGTACCACCCTGGTGGAGTGTAAGAGCGGCTACGGCCTGGAGCTGCAGACCGAGCTCAAGATGCTGGAGGTGATCGAGGAGGCCAGACGCACCCTGCCCATCAACATCTCCTCAACATACTGTGGAGCCCATGCGGTGCCCAA AGGGAAGACAGTTGCAGAGGCCACACAGGACATTCTGCAGGTTCAGCTGCCTCGGCTGAAAGAACGTATGTCTGCCGGGACTCTCAGAGTCGACAACATCGACGTTTTCTGTGAGCAGGGAGTGTTTGACCTCAGCTCTACGCGCTTGATCCTGCAGGCTGGCAAAGACATGGGTCTAAACATCAACTTCCATGGAGATGAGCTCCATCCTATGAACTCTGCTCAG TTGGGAGCGGAGCTAGGAGCCTTAGCCATCAGTCACCTGGAGGAGGTCACAGATGAGGGGATTACTGCCATGGCAAAAGCAAAAACCGCTGCAGTCCTTCTACCAACTACAGCTTACATTCTGCG gctGCCCCAGCCCCGAGCCAGAGACATGTTGGAATCTGGAGTAATTGTTGCTCTCGGCAGTGACTTCAACCCCAACGCCTACTGCTGCTCCATG CCAATGGTCATGCACCTGGCCTGTGTCAATATGAGGATGTCCATGCCAGAGGCTTTGGCGGCGGCCACCATCAATGCAGCCTACGCCCTCGGGCGCTCCCACACACATGGCTCACTGGAGGTCAACAAACATGGAGACCTGCTGGTCCTCAACGCCACACG ATGGGAGCATCTGATCTATCAGCTGGGAGGACATCAGGAGCTCATCCGTTATGTCGTCATCAAAGGCAATGTTGTCTACGATAACGACAAAACCGTGGACTTATAA